In the Leptospiraceae bacterium genome, one interval contains:
- a CDS encoding phage virion morphogenesis protein: MSGLEITDSFGPMLKKAVGNFGSSVERATGRNAALLQRNVEVGIRRQKYKSDWPSLKEETLKVKAKEKKSNLILIGEGDLSSSFEVIKHSLGIYEVGTMSPYARAHEFGYEAKGIPARPYFRPAMDDSFNQMKENWSNALKEIFK; encoded by the coding sequence ATGAGTGGTCTTGAAATTACAGATTCGTTTGGTCCTATGCTGAAAAAAGCTGTCGGGAATTTTGGTTCAAGCGTCGAGAGAGCTACAGGAAGAAATGCCGCACTACTGCAACGAAATGTTGAAGTTGGAATCAGACGACAGAAATACAAATCGGATTGGCCTTCTCTAAAAGAAGAAACTCTCAAAGTAAAAGCGAAAGAGAAGAAAAGCAATTTGATACTTATCGGAGAAGGCGATCTATCGAGTTCGTTTGAAGTAATCAAGCACAGCCTTGGAATCTACGAAGTCGGTACTATGAGTCCTTATGCCCGCGCTCATGAGTTTGGCTATGAGGCGAAGGGAATTCCTGCAAGACCGTATTTTCGTCCTGCGATGGACGATAGTTTCAATCAGATGAAAGAGAACTGGTCGAACGCTTTGAAGGAGATTTTCAAGTGA
- a CDS encoding phage capsid protein: MKLKYVLVAFVALAVTALAVKLTGFHMDISVLGQYLYDGSFGNCQKLNLAVGVAVATKQNLKIRKADLKEIKLDKEMYKHANEENLSFSEYVEKKELEAGFDPKESDAGKLSPIERQFLSAGIDINSGRVMLEDFFRTPNSKILVPAYISDQIQLGMNYDAGELRVEDLYATKEIVTGANIDQIALDFTKENAKMKKSVEGSRLTKSTIKTKEGSVKLQKFGTDIEISYEAQRRVRVNILSILLQRIGYNMSQDMAQLGLKVAIEGDGNTGSEAPASTTVTTTPKYSDLLDILIKQKPKGHKWTHFVLSKQTLLDMLADETNFKALQSLNLQEEFVKTGEIRNFFNILWRTHDAMTNWDWFTYEKDSMMVYYEEKNSSIIEVDKVINQQFNETAISVYAGFGKLFDQACHLKSKHA; encoded by the coding sequence ATGAAGTTAAAATATGTGTTAGTTGCTTTCGTAGCGTTAGCCGTAACTGCCCTGGCGGTCAAGCTTACGGGATTTCACATGGATATTTCTGTCCTTGGACAGTATCTGTATGACGGTTCATTCGGGAATTGCCAGAAACTAAATCTTGCAGTCGGAGTGGCTGTGGCCACAAAACAGAATCTGAAAATCAGAAAAGCCGACCTGAAAGAAATTAAACTCGACAAGGAAATGTACAAACATGCCAACGAGGAAAATCTTTCGTTTTCAGAGTATGTCGAAAAAAAGGAACTGGAGGCAGGTTTTGATCCGAAAGAATCGGACGCCGGAAAATTGTCTCCAATTGAGCGGCAATTTTTATCCGCAGGAATCGATATAAATTCCGGACGGGTAATGCTGGAAGATTTTTTCAGGACTCCGAATTCAAAGATTCTTGTCCCTGCCTATATATCCGACCAGATTCAGCTTGGGATGAATTATGATGCAGGAGAATTGAGAGTCGAAGACCTTTACGCAACTAAAGAAATTGTAACTGGTGCGAATATAGATCAGATCGCCCTTGATTTCACAAAAGAAAATGCAAAGATGAAAAAATCTGTGGAGGGTTCGAGGCTTACAAAATCTACCATCAAGACAAAAGAAGGTTCTGTTAAATTGCAGAAGTTCGGAACTGATATCGAGATCAGCTACGAAGCTCAAAGGCGAGTGAGAGTGAATATTCTTTCGATTCTCTTGCAAAGAATCGGATACAATATGAGCCAGGACATGGCGCAACTCGGATTGAAGGTTGCAATTGAAGGAGATGGGAATACCGGATCGGAAGCTCCAGCTTCAACGACAGTAACTACAACGCCGAAATATTCAGACCTTCTGGATATACTCATCAAGCAGAAACCGAAGGGTCACAAATGGACTCACTTTGTTTTGTCCAAGCAAACTCTACTCGATATGCTTGCCGATGAAACCAATTTCAAGGCTCTGCAAAGTCTGAATCTGCAGGAAGAATTTGTCAAGACCGGAGAGATCAGAAACTTCTTCAACATTTTGTGGAGAACTCACGACGCAATGACCAACTGGGACTGGTTCACTTACGAAAAAGATTCCATGATGGTATATTACGAAGAGAAAAATTCTTCGATCATCGAAGTCGATAAAGTCATCAATCAGCAATTCAACGAGACTGCTATAAGCGTTTATGCCGGCTTCGGAAAATTATTCGACCAGGCGTGTCATCTGAAATCCAAGCACGCATAG
- a CDS encoding phage terminase large subunit family protein, which yields MISAATEQEFLLKFKEAGDREYDKTTLEEFLTTKIQIRSNGKYEPYSFKGHECFRSMTRKFSNSKKLIAMKAAQIGFSTWMIGRALWLTNGKNLNGGFYFPDRESMKAFVQYRWDPIIKHSPYFQKMVTEESEVNNVRIKNIGKSLFSFNGTTNLKDVKSFDADITIRDEVDEQNPENSGFISDRLLHSNFAKDMAGSQPSIEDFGIHAEFMDSDQNFYLIKCDSCNHWNDLVNRFLEDPEKVFGKKNKTKEVEYFYACEKCHKPLNNQKGEYVAKRKHKNTGVQISQMFLNYKTPTEIYQLWKNANSHIKRKNLYISVIGWPYSTDEEKPVTQSVIDSQKGDHGLYDISQSYSYMGADQGDTVHMVFGEPTTDARIRIIGLAKFSVLDDDSIHRSIIRFAVYQGIVDAMPNKSWSVRLAKIFPEQIKIQYFSKKYSLKEEDVLNSEDEIEVLNINRDESLQDTVDAIKNGLFIFPDKSRLDGPDLVLMEEFEYHLKMLIRERGEDEFGRPKYSFKKKVENHFGMALNSMRLAYELSGGIGGAGTLPVY from the coding sequence ATGATTTCTGCAGCTACCGAACAGGAATTTCTACTAAAATTCAAAGAGGCTGGCGACCGTGAATATGACAAAACTACCCTCGAAGAATTTCTCACTACCAAAATTCAAATCCGGTCAAACGGGAAATACGAGCCGTATTCATTCAAAGGTCATGAATGCTTTCGCTCCATGACTCGCAAATTTTCCAATTCAAAAAAACTGATAGCGATGAAAGCTGCGCAGATTGGTTTCTCAACCTGGATGATAGGACGCGCTCTCTGGCTCACGAATGGAAAAAATCTGAATGGGGGATTTTATTTCCCGGATAGAGAATCAATGAAAGCTTTTGTGCAATATCGCTGGGATCCAATTATCAAGCATTCTCCCTATTTCCAGAAAATGGTCACTGAAGAATCCGAGGTAAATAACGTCCGGATTAAAAATATCGGGAAGTCACTTTTCAGCTTTAACGGAACCACAAATCTCAAAGATGTGAAATCCTTTGACGCAGACATAACGATTCGGGATGAGGTCGATGAACAAAACCCTGAAAATTCAGGATTTATTTCAGACAGGCTTTTGCACTCCAATTTTGCCAAAGACATGGCAGGGTCTCAGCCGTCCATTGAGGATTTCGGAATCCATGCAGAGTTTATGGACTCAGATCAGAATTTCTATCTGATCAAATGCGATAGTTGCAATCACTGGAATGACTTGGTAAACAGATTTCTCGAAGATCCTGAAAAAGTTTTCGGAAAGAAAAATAAAACGAAAGAGGTGGAATATTTTTACGCCTGCGAGAAATGCCATAAGCCTTTGAACAATCAGAAAGGCGAATATGTGGCGAAGAGAAAGCATAAAAATACAGGTGTTCAAATTTCTCAGATGTTTTTGAATTACAAAACTCCGACTGAAATTTATCAACTCTGGAAAAACGCAAATTCACATATCAAAAGAAAAAATCTCTACATATCCGTGATTGGCTGGCCATACAGCACGGATGAAGAAAAGCCTGTCACTCAATCTGTCATTGACTCGCAAAAGGGAGATCATGGTTTGTATGATATTTCCCAGTCCTATAGTTACATGGGAGCCGACCAGGGGGATACGGTTCACATGGTTTTCGGCGAGCCTACAACTGACGCAAGAATACGAATCATCGGTCTTGCAAAGTTCAGCGTATTGGATGACGATTCTATTCATCGCTCAATCATTCGTTTTGCCGTTTATCAGGGAATCGTTGACGCGATGCCGAATAAAAGTTGGAGCGTCCGGCTTGCAAAGATATTTCCCGAACAGATCAAGATTCAGTATTTTTCCAAAAAATATTCCCTGAAAGAAGAAGATGTCCTGAACTCGGAAGATGAAATCGAAGTGCTGAATATCAATCGGGACGAAAGCCTTCAGGATACAGTCGATGCGATTAAAAACGGACTTTTTATTTTTCCAGACAAATCCCGTCTGGACGGGCCTGATCTGGTTCTTATGGAAGAATTCGAATATCATTTGAAGATGCTGATTCGGGAAAGAGGCGAGGATGAATTCGGCAGACCAAAATATTCATTCAAAAAGAAAGTTGAAAACCACTTCGGGATGGCATTGAACAGTATGCGCCTTGCCTATGAACTGAGTGGAGGAATCGGAGGGGCAGGCACATTGCCGGTTTATTGA
- a CDS encoding C39 family peptidase, which produces MLRYQDFLIPKMPEYSTQRDNYDTKGNPEFSSQCFIESMKYFWNWIWDTFMDVSYDINDRAYYAIVMSKLKKGETRYDWDVHKRILNEYLEKWGLEKRVDYFKTLDVWNKVRENVLNGIPVVTGINISNYLPGAKGHIICIVGFRIDENGNTLGAFVHDPYGNARSKYKDHDGSCILYPSDDLIKMIGPDSHSLLFVEKNV; this is translated from the coding sequence ATGTTGAGATACCAGGATTTTCTGATTCCAAAAATGCCGGAGTATTCCACTCAGAGGGACAACTATGACACGAAAGGAAACCCAGAGTTTTCCTCGCAATGTTTCATTGAGTCGATGAAATATTTCTGGAACTGGATTTGGGATACTTTTATGGACGTTAGTTACGATATCAATGATCGCGCCTATTATGCAATCGTGATGAGTAAGCTGAAAAAAGGAGAAACAAGATATGACTGGGATGTGCATAAAAGAATTCTGAATGAGTATCTTGAGAAATGGGGACTTGAAAAAAGAGTCGATTATTTCAAAACTCTGGATGTCTGGAATAAAGTCAGGGAGAATGTTCTTAATGGAATACCCGTTGTTACCGGTATCAATATTTCCAATTATTTACCTGGAGCAAAGGGGCATATTATCTGCATCGTTGGATTTCGGATAGATGAAAACGGAAATACTCTCGGAGCCTTTGTGCATGACCCTTATGGAAATGCCCGCTCAAAATACAAAGATCATGACGGGAGCTGCATTTTATATCCAAGCGATGATCTGATTAAAATGATCGGCCCGGACTCTCATAGTCTTTTGTTTGTGGAGAAAAATGTATAA
- a CDS encoding helix-turn-helix domain-containing protein gives MSIKGYTKNGSLLRVVQPSLMSGGKPLIPAEEIILPKDSREIMRPDQAAEYLKVKRRTLYSYVADGKIYEISYNSRRKVFLKSDLDSFLARQRKLREIE, from the coding sequence ATGTCTATCAAGGGTTACACAAAAAACGGTTCTCTATTAAGAGTTGTCCAGCCATCACTAATGTCTGGGGGTAAACCTTTGATTCCGGCAGAGGAAATTATTCTTCCAAAAGATTCGCGCGAGATTATGCGGCCCGACCAGGCTGCTGAATATCTGAAAGTGAAGCGCAGAACTCTTTACAGTTATGTTGCTGACGGAAAAATTTATGAAATCTCATACAATTCCAGAAGGAAAGTATTTTTGAAATCCGATCTGGATTCATTTCTTGCCCGTCAGAGAAAATTGCGTGAAATTGAATAA
- a CDS encoding SHOCT domain-containing protein — translation MNMPKKELIDKLFNIICTRWMQFQNIPSDSTDNIASQIEKLASLKERGILTEEEFTQKKKQLLGI, via the coding sequence ATGAACATGCCTAAGAAAGAATTAATCGACAAGTTGTTCAATATTATTTGTACTCGGTGGATGCAATTTCAGAACATCCCATCGGACTCAACAGATAATATCGCATCACAAATTGAAAAATTAGCAAGCTTAAAAGAGCGAGGAATTTTAACTGAGGAAGAATTTACACAAAAAAAGAAACAACTCTTAGGAATTTAA
- a CDS encoding helix-turn-helix transcriptional regulator, which yields MPQGNRLKSVIEKSGLNQSEFAETLGITQSAISQYLSDKRSFDKPLALAIQFKHKVNANWLLTGEGSMEAGSVEERLAALNEGMQYTREAKKNPQVKELFDKILNLSHSEREKLKIVIRDILGK from the coding sequence ATGCCACAAGGAAATAGATTAAAAAGCGTAATTGAGAAATCGGGACTTAATCAGTCCGAATTTGCGGAAACCTTAGGTATTACTCAATCCGCAATATCTCAGTATTTAAGCGATAAACGTAGCTTTGATAAACCGCTGGCATTAGCTATCCAGTTTAAACATAAAGTCAACGCGAACTGGCTCTTGACCGGCGAAGGGAGTATGGAGGCCGGGAGTGTTGAGGAAAGGCTTGCCGCGTTGAATGAAGGGATGCAATATACCAGAGAGGCTAAAAAGAATCCGCAGGTTAAGGAGCTTTTCGACAAGATTTTGAACCTTTCCCACTCGGAGCGCGAGAAGCTAAAAATCGTCATCCGCGATATTCTGGGTAAGTGA